In Roseimicrobium gellanilyticum, the following are encoded in one genomic region:
- a CDS encoding DUF2314 domain-containing protein codes for MKRALDWLFSNRNLAVLLLGLKAYAFGLASTLPGRGWTMALVALAVAAIIGLCLWKTWAQKLAAALLAASAVFSLYVMSNNGFSTRRLFGAIASAYIAWGVWKRPKEGFFDAGDGDASHPSSDGDDKPLISLVHLRSSQRYLEPAILAQALSDAWSIKLEAKADPEDEASDESDGFVAGGDAVYFVFTFKPAMAMFMVHNREDQYFNEVEDLARKVPNLRFANIIREHSAWLAIDLMENATVPQMRDQAYQMIGKAITALADDDTLALFCPQHQYFNLWSEELENVLCGPNPLGAFKKEVKAPVIGVKNSTTMEEAIAEAKRRWPEFVAAFKERDPNDPRFIVKAAFTTGEDTEHMWLEVFGIEPEYVHGHLMNEPFHHPTLKQGSQVEVPVSDISDWLFPKGDEPVGNFTGHLVNAAAKPQAG; via the coding sequence ATGAAACGAGCTCTCGACTGGCTGTTCTCAAACCGGAATCTGGCAGTGCTGCTGCTGGGCCTGAAGGCCTATGCATTTGGCCTCGCCAGCACTCTTCCGGGACGCGGATGGACGATGGCCTTGGTTGCCCTTGCCGTAGCAGCGATTATTGGGCTTTGCCTGTGGAAAACTTGGGCACAAAAGCTGGCAGCAGCTCTCCTGGCCGCCTCGGCCGTTTTTAGTCTCTATGTGATGTCGAACAACGGCTTTTCCACACGCCGCCTGTTCGGCGCCATCGCATCGGCCTATATTGCCTGGGGTGTATGGAAGAGACCCAAGGAGGGTTTCTTTGACGCTGGCGACGGAGATGCCTCGCATCCTTCAAGCGATGGTGATGACAAGCCCCTCATCTCGCTGGTGCATCTCCGCTCGAGCCAGCGCTATCTTGAGCCGGCAATCCTCGCGCAAGCACTCTCCGACGCCTGGAGCATCAAGCTCGAAGCAAAAGCAGACCCGGAGGACGAAGCCTCTGATGAGTCCGATGGCTTCGTGGCCGGAGGTGATGCGGTCTACTTTGTATTCACTTTCAAACCAGCCATGGCCATGTTCATGGTGCACAACCGTGAAGACCAGTACTTCAACGAAGTGGAGGATCTCGCCAGGAAGGTGCCCAACCTCCGCTTCGCCAATATCATCCGCGAACACTCAGCATGGCTGGCCATCGACCTCATGGAAAATGCCACGGTTCCGCAGATGCGCGATCAGGCGTATCAGATGATTGGCAAGGCTATCACCGCGCTGGCCGATGACGACACCCTCGCCCTCTTCTGCCCGCAGCACCAGTATTTCAACCTGTGGAGCGAGGAGCTGGAGAACGTACTTTGCGGCCCGAATCCTCTCGGCGCCTTCAAGAAGGAAGTGAAAGCGCCCGTGATCGGTGTGAAAAACAGCACCACCATGGAAGAAGCCATCGCGGAAGCGAAACGACGGTGGCCCGAATTCGTCGCAGCCTTCAAGGAACGGGACCCTAACGATCCTCGTTTCATCGTAAAAGCCGCCTTCACCACCGGCGAGGACACGGAACACATGTGGCTGGAGGTTTTTGGCATCGAGCCGGAGTATGTGCATGGCCACCTGATGAACGAGCCATTTCACCATCCTACTCTAAAACAGGGCTCCCAAGTGGAAGTGCCTGTGTCGGATATCAGTGACTGGTTGTTCCCGAAAGGAGATGAACCCGTCGGGAACTTCACCGGCCATCTCGTCAACGCCGCGGCGAAGCCACAGGCGGGTTGA
- a CDS encoding arylsulfatase, which translates to MDLTYSRRLFLLLLLPMLGWIPGARGADRPNIIFILADDLAQGDLGCYGQKLIKTPNLDRLAAEGMRFNQAYSGTSVCAPSRSALMTGLHMGHCPIRANREIGKEGQMPLPQGTVTVAQILKDAGYATACVGKWGMGMFNTSGSPLKVGFEHFFGYNCQRHAHSYFPTYLYTDDQKFALDGKTYAQEVLARDAERWVASQKSRPFFLYYAVTLPHGKYEIDSLGEYAQQEKWTKQQQTYAAMVTRLDSDVGRLMTTLKALNIENKTLVMFAGDNGSAFAPESEIGKHFDQSMGGKLRGNKRSLYEGGLRQAAIARWPGVIPAGKVSDEPWAFWDFLPTAAELAGAELPQGYKTDGNSLVSMLKGGEAPHREYFYWELHEGPTIQALRFDNWKAVRGGPSKAIELYDLSTDEKESKDLAKEKPDVVTQAQGMMSAARVDSAEFPLKDTKGKKK; encoded by the coding sequence ATGGACCTCACGTACAGCCGACGTCTGTTTCTCCTTCTGTTGTTGCCAATGTTGGGATGGATTCCCGGTGCGCGGGGCGCCGACCGGCCCAACATCATCTTCATCCTCGCAGATGATCTGGCGCAGGGAGATCTCGGTTGTTATGGGCAGAAGCTGATCAAGACACCAAACCTGGATCGGCTGGCAGCGGAAGGCATGCGTTTCAACCAGGCCTACAGTGGCACGAGTGTGTGTGCACCTTCACGCAGCGCGCTGATGACGGGGCTGCACATGGGGCATTGCCCGATTCGTGCGAATCGTGAGATTGGCAAGGAGGGTCAGATGCCGCTGCCGCAGGGCACGGTGACTGTGGCCCAGATCTTGAAAGACGCAGGCTATGCGACTGCCTGCGTGGGCAAGTGGGGCATGGGCATGTTCAACACCAGCGGCAGCCCGCTGAAGGTGGGCTTTGAGCACTTCTTTGGGTACAACTGCCAGCGTCACGCGCACAGCTACTTCCCCACCTATCTGTACACAGACGATCAGAAGTTTGCGTTGGATGGGAAGACGTATGCGCAGGAAGTACTGGCGCGGGATGCGGAGCGCTGGGTGGCCTCTCAAAAGAGCCGGCCCTTCTTCCTCTACTACGCGGTCACGCTTCCCCACGGGAAGTATGAGATCGACAGCCTCGGGGAATACGCACAGCAGGAAAAGTGGACCAAGCAGCAGCAGACCTATGCCGCCATGGTCACGCGACTGGACAGTGATGTGGGACGCTTGATGACCACGCTCAAGGCGCTGAACATCGAGAACAAGACGCTGGTGATGTTCGCGGGTGACAATGGCTCTGCCTTCGCGCCAGAGTCCGAAATCGGGAAACACTTTGACCAAAGCATGGGAGGCAAGCTGCGAGGCAACAAGCGTTCCCTCTATGAAGGTGGACTCCGGCAGGCGGCGATCGCACGCTGGCCGGGTGTCATTCCTGCCGGAAAGGTGAGTGATGAGCCATGGGCTTTTTGGGATTTTCTGCCCACAGCAGCGGAACTGGCCGGCGCCGAGCTTCCTCAAGGGTACAAGACCGATGGCAATTCCCTGGTCTCGATGCTGAAAGGTGGTGAGGCTCCGCACCGGGAGTATTTCTATTGGGAACTGCACGAGGGACCCACGATTCAGGCGTTGCGCTTCGACAACTGGAAAGCCGTGCGCGGTGGGCCCTCCAAGGCAATCGAACTCTATGATCTCAGCACGGATGAAAAGGAATCCAAGGACCTGGCGAAGGAAAAGCCGGATGTGGTGACGCAAGCCCAGGGCATGATGAGCGCTGCGCGGGTGGACTCGGCCGAGTTTCCCTTGAAGGACACGAAGGGAAAGAAGAAGTGA
- a CDS encoding metallophosphoesterase, which yields MRIHILSDLHQEFGEVDVPEVSCDLVILAGDVSTKLNGLTWIRKRFPSMPVIYLCGNHEFYGEKLPRVTEKLRLECEGTNVHYLENDAVELGGYWFYGCTLWTDLALHGDWHVGAGEAGELMNDYKRVRNSEKSYRHLTPQDTRALHLHSVEAMGEFLEGHDPSRTVVVTHHAPSMCSLPEHRRSKLLSCAYASHLDDFILKHEPLLWIHGHIHHSCDYHIGQTRVVANPRAYPDGPNVWFNPALVMDLEMLKAERARARG from the coding sequence ATGCGCATTCACATCCTGAGCGATCTCCATCAGGAATTTGGAGAAGTCGATGTGCCTGAGGTGTCGTGTGACTTGGTCATCCTCGCAGGCGATGTGTCCACCAAGCTGAATGGACTGACGTGGATCCGGAAACGGTTCCCCTCCATGCCTGTGATCTATCTCTGTGGGAACCATGAGTTCTATGGGGAGAAGCTTCCGCGTGTGACGGAAAAGCTGAGGCTGGAGTGTGAGGGCACGAATGTGCACTATCTCGAGAATGATGCCGTGGAGCTGGGAGGGTACTGGTTCTATGGCTGCACGTTGTGGACAGACCTGGCCTTGCACGGTGACTGGCATGTGGGTGCCGGTGAGGCCGGGGAGTTGATGAATGACTACAAGCGCGTGAGGAACTCTGAAAAGAGCTACCGTCATCTCACACCTCAGGATACCCGGGCTCTGCATCTGCATTCCGTTGAAGCCATGGGGGAGTTTTTGGAGGGCCACGATCCATCCAGGACAGTCGTCGTGACACACCATGCGCCGTCCATGTGCTCATTGCCGGAGCACCGGAGGTCGAAGTTGTTGAGCTGTGCTTACGCCTCCCATCTCGACGACTTCATCTTGAAACATGAGCCCCTGCTGTGGATTCACGGGCACATTCATCACAGCTGCGACTATCATATTGGGCAGACAAGGGTGGTGGCCAATCCGAGAGCCTACCCTGATGGCCCCAATGTCTGGTTCAACCCAGCACTGGTGATGGACTTGGAGATGTTGAAGGCGGAGCGTGCCAGGGCGCGGGGGTGA
- a CDS encoding sigma-54-dependent transcriptional regulator yields MTSQATVLIVDDEKHTREGLRLSLEEEFDVYVAGSTTEALEILKGDPMDVMLTDLRLGGESGMDLIEKALKLPHPPICIMMTAYGSVDTAVEAMKRGAYDFVTKPLNLDEVEILIKRALKSRTLERENVELKKQVERKYSIEGILGQSEVMKPVFEIIEQVAPTRATVLIEGESGTGKELVARALHHLSGRPKAKLVTVHCAALAPNVLESELFGHEKGSFTGAMDRRIGRFELADGGTLFLDEIGEIDANVQVKLLRALGEQTIERVGGSKPIKVDVRVIAATNKDLAALVQEGKFREDLFWRLRVVQIDLPPLRARKGDIPILAESFLKELAALNGKPYKPLSEDALQALLAYDWPGNVRELRTALEHGVVMCNTPRVGLRHLPQYILSGGSILPGASSGKGVDANTVGGGATGSGVFRPGDDLNLEKMERAMIEAALQRTGDNRTEAAELLGLSRRTLQRKLQEMGRVKRIRRRGATEESSEDSSDD; encoded by the coding sequence ATGACCTCCCAGGCCACGGTCCTCATTGTCGATGACGAGAAGCATACCCGTGAAGGGTTGCGCCTCTCGCTCGAGGAGGAGTTTGACGTCTATGTGGCAGGCAGCACCACCGAGGCGCTGGAGATTCTCAAAGGCGATCCGATGGACGTGATGCTCACCGACCTGCGGCTGGGTGGTGAGAGCGGCATGGATTTGATCGAGAAGGCGCTCAAGCTCCCGCACCCACCCATCTGCATCATGATGACCGCCTATGGGTCGGTAGATACGGCGGTGGAGGCCATGAAGCGTGGGGCCTACGACTTTGTCACCAAGCCCCTCAATCTGGATGAGGTGGAAATTCTCATCAAACGGGCGCTGAAAAGCCGCACGCTCGAGCGTGAGAACGTCGAGCTCAAAAAGCAGGTGGAGCGGAAGTACTCCATCGAGGGCATCCTGGGGCAGAGCGAGGTGATGAAGCCGGTGTTCGAAATCATCGAACAGGTGGCACCCACGCGCGCAACGGTGTTGATCGAAGGCGAAAGTGGCACGGGGAAGGAACTGGTGGCGCGAGCGCTCCATCACCTCAGCGGCAGGCCGAAGGCGAAGCTGGTCACGGTGCATTGCGCGGCGCTGGCTCCGAATGTCCTGGAGAGCGAGCTCTTCGGCCACGAGAAGGGGTCCTTCACCGGGGCCATGGATCGCCGCATCGGGCGTTTCGAGCTCGCTGATGGCGGCACCTTGTTTCTGGATGAGATCGGCGAGATCGATGCCAACGTGCAGGTGAAGCTGCTCCGTGCACTGGGCGAGCAGACCATCGAACGTGTCGGCGGCAGCAAACCCATCAAAGTGGACGTCCGGGTCATCGCCGCCACGAACAAGGACCTGGCGGCGCTGGTGCAGGAGGGGAAGTTCCGCGAGGACCTCTTCTGGCGCCTTCGCGTCGTGCAGATTGACCTGCCACCACTGAGGGCCCGCAAAGGCGACATCCCCATCCTGGCAGAGTCATTTTTGAAGGAACTCGCCGCTCTCAACGGGAAACCCTACAAGCCGCTGAGTGAAGATGCGCTACAGGCGCTGCTGGCCTATGACTGGCCGGGAAATGTCCGCGAGTTGCGCACGGCCTTGGAGCACGGCGTGGTCATGTGCAATACTCCACGCGTTGGCCTGCGGCATCTGCCCCAGTACATCCTGTCCGGTGGGTCAATCCTGCCCGGCGCTTCTTCTGGTAAAGGCGTGGATGCGAACACTGTTGGTGGTGGCGCCACGGGGTCGGGAGTGTTTCGCCCAGGCGATGACCTGAACCTTGAGAAGATGGAACGTGCCATGATTGAAGCGGCGCTGCAGCGCACGGGTGACAATCGCACCGAGGCGGCGGAGTTGCTGGGGCTGAGCCGCCGCACCCTCCAGCGCAAGCTGCAGGAGATGGGGCGCGTGAAGCGCATCCGCAGACGTGGAGCGACAGAAGAATCTTCTGAAGACAGCTCAGACGACTGA
- a CDS encoding GNAT family N-acetyltransferase translates to MSTPQVLSTARTHLRPFELTDADAAFAWFSDPEVMRYIPSPPDATVHQTEERIGRYMEHGRNHGFSKWIVLDEKTGAPIGDAGFYTIPGSNRVELGYRLARKEWGKGLATEIAARWLEVADEWYGFRELFAFAHPENKPSLHVMEKLGFRYSHTEKIYGMDAPLYRLLLAPAAGETAPRSASSISPAMSTTLQALHIPEGSGANFNLLGLSTTIKVTAAQSGGAYVLYEQIVLPGMGVPPHVHTREDEVFFVLDGEVEFLAGDQSVIAKAGDVLHAPRGVPHAYKGVGEVPAKIRFLVSPGEIEGMFAQLASWPSDVPPDLAKLGDLCAKFGISFV, encoded by the coding sequence ATGTCCACACCACAGGTTCTCTCCACTGCACGCACCCACTTGCGCCCGTTTGAGCTCACGGATGCGGATGCGGCCTTCGCGTGGTTCAGTGATCCGGAGGTGATGCGTTATATTCCCTCTCCTCCGGATGCCACGGTGCACCAGACGGAAGAGCGGATCGGCCGCTACATGGAGCACGGTCGCAACCATGGCTTCAGCAAGTGGATTGTCCTGGATGAGAAGACGGGAGCCCCCATTGGCGACGCAGGCTTCTATACCATTCCTGGCAGCAATCGGGTCGAGTTGGGCTACCGGCTTGCGAGGAAGGAGTGGGGGAAGGGCCTGGCCACTGAGATTGCGGCGCGTTGGCTGGAGGTGGCAGATGAGTGGTATGGCTTCCGCGAGCTGTTCGCCTTTGCGCATCCGGAGAACAAGCCATCCCTGCATGTGATGGAGAAGCTGGGATTTCGTTACTCGCACACGGAGAAAATCTATGGCATGGATGCGCCCCTGTACCGGCTGCTCCTGGCTCCTGCTGCGGGAGAGACAGCTCCGCGCTCTGCCTCCTCCATTTCACCTGCCATGTCCACCACGCTTCAAGCATTGCACATTCCCGAAGGCTCGGGCGCAAACTTCAACCTCCTGGGCCTTTCCACCACCATCAAGGTGACCGCCGCGCAGAGTGGCGGCGCCTATGTGCTCTATGAGCAGATTGTGCTGCCCGGCATGGGCGTGCCGCCGCACGTGCACACTCGGGAAGATGAAGTCTTCTTTGTGCTGGACGGTGAGGTGGAGTTTCTCGCGGGAGACCAGTCTGTGATCGCCAAGGCAGGGGACGTCCTGCATGCGCCCCGCGGAGTGCCACATGCTTACAAGGGCGTGGGAGAGGTGCCGGCCAAGATTCGGTTCCTTGTCTCACCCGGTGAGATAGAGGGCATGTTTGCGCAGCTTGCTTCGTGGCCCTCAGATGTACCTCCGGATCTGGCCAAGCTGGGCGACCTGTGCGCGAAATTCGGCATCAGCTTTGTGTAA
- the folP gene encoding dihydropteroate synthase: MRLALRHRSLLFPRRPLVMGIVNINDDSFCRDGSLEVSTALAQAERMLREGADIIDIGAESARTNRGPISIDEEVARLIPFIRAWPALLDSMPTPPWDAEQCWPPILSINTWRSEVVAQVLPEGGDLLNDISALPTARNAELCAKHDTALLIMHSIGEPKVPHTHVVYPEVMTTLDTFFAEKIQLALGAGLSQDHLLLDPGIDFAKQRDDNLRIYRELPALHHFERPILLPVSRKTVIGDVLALPDPLDRDAGTVACVAAGIRRGAHVFRVHHVLAAAQAVKTLWNATVTG, translated from the coding sequence ATGCGTCTGGCCTTACGCCACCGGAGCCTGCTTTTCCCACGCAGGCCGCTGGTGATGGGCATCGTCAACATCAACGACGATTCTTTTTGCCGGGATGGCTCGCTGGAGGTCAGCACAGCGCTGGCCCAGGCTGAGCGCATGCTGCGTGAAGGGGCGGACATCATCGATATCGGCGCGGAAAGTGCGCGCACCAACCGCGGCCCCATCTCCATTGATGAAGAAGTGGCAAGGCTGATCCCTTTCATCCGCGCATGGCCTGCATTGCTGGACTCCATGCCCACGCCTCCATGGGATGCGGAACAGTGCTGGCCTCCGATTCTTTCCATCAATACCTGGCGCAGCGAGGTGGTGGCCCAGGTACTGCCGGAAGGAGGAGATCTCCTCAACGATATCTCCGCACTGCCCACCGCACGCAATGCGGAACTCTGCGCGAAGCATGACACTGCGCTGCTCATCATGCACTCGATAGGCGAACCAAAGGTGCCCCACACCCATGTGGTGTATCCGGAGGTGATGACCACTCTGGACACCTTCTTCGCCGAAAAAATCCAGCTCGCGCTGGGGGCCGGGCTTTCCCAGGACCATCTCCTGCTGGATCCCGGCATCGACTTCGCCAAACAACGCGATGACAATCTGCGCATCTACCGCGAGCTTCCCGCGCTGCACCACTTCGAGCGGCCCATTCTGCTCCCCGTTTCGCGGAAGACGGTCATCGGTGACGTGCTTGCATTACCGGACCCACTTGATCGCGATGCGGGCACCGTGGCCTGCGTTGCCGCCGGCATTCGTCGTGGTGCACACGTGTTTCGAGTGCACCACGTACTCGCGGCGGCTCAAGCCGTGAAAACGCTTTGGAACGCCACCGTGACAGGTTAA
- a CDS encoding NADPH-dependent FMN reductase: protein MKLTLLSGTNRPGSNTRKIVSIIADLYQDLGHPVEILDLADLPQDIFLPQSYAKKPDSFGRFSETILQSDGVHIVTPEYNGGVPGILKYFIDMLKFPESFEHRPVVFTGLAGGMWGALRPVEQLQAIFGYRNAYICPERVFLPHVSGLLSDDGNLTDASIVDRLRSQATAFVKFAGQLQAIR, encoded by the coding sequence ATGAAGCTCACCCTCCTCTCCGGTACGAATCGCCCCGGCAGCAACACGCGGAAGATCGTCTCCATCATCGCCGACCTCTACCAGGATCTGGGTCATCCAGTGGAAATCCTCGACTTGGCAGACCTGCCACAGGACATCTTCCTGCCACAGTCCTATGCGAAAAAGCCGGATTCCTTTGGCCGCTTCAGCGAAACCATCCTGCAGAGTGACGGCGTGCACATCGTGACCCCTGAATACAACGGGGGCGTGCCAGGCATCCTGAAATATTTCATCGACATGCTGAAGTTCCCGGAGTCCTTCGAGCACCGGCCGGTGGTCTTCACGGGGCTGGCCGGCGGCATGTGGGGTGCGTTGCGCCCTGTGGAGCAGCTCCAGGCCATCTTCGGCTATCGGAATGCGTACATCTGCCCCGAGCGCGTCTTTTTGCCCCATGTCTCCGGCTTGTTGTCTGATGACGGGAACCTCACCGATGCATCCATTGTAGATCGTTTGCGCTCCCAAGCGACGGCCTTTGTGAAATTCGCCGGGCAATTGCAGGCCATTCGCTGA
- a CDS encoding histidinol-phosphatase HisJ family protein — protein sequence MPPDYHTHTPLCKHAEGHPREYAARAVDLGLPELGLSDHSPMQTYFDDWRMAWEEFPKYLEMVDEARAAHPSLPIRLGLEVDYLQGGEAWVEELSKAADFDYLIGSVHYIAPGWDVDNPKYISRFTEGSVDEIWALYFHLYEKAIRSRLFDFMGHPDLPKKFGFRASGDLRRFYEPVIQALVDTDTAFEINTAGLRKDVREMYPAREFLVLAHSAGVPLLINSDAHAPGEVGADFAQAVQLAQDVGYTHSARFEKRRRTLAPLD from the coding sequence ATGCCGCCGGACTATCACACCCATACTCCCCTCTGCAAGCACGCCGAGGGTCATCCTCGCGAATATGCGGCTCGCGCCGTGGATCTCGGTCTGCCGGAGTTGGGCCTGTCGGACCACAGCCCCATGCAAACCTACTTCGACGACTGGCGCATGGCGTGGGAGGAGTTCCCGAAATACCTTGAAATGGTGGACGAAGCCCGCGCTGCCCACCCCTCCCTGCCCATTCGCCTGGGGCTGGAGGTGGACTACCTTCAAGGCGGGGAAGCTTGGGTGGAGGAGCTCTCCAAAGCAGCCGATTTCGACTACCTCATCGGGAGTGTCCACTACATCGCGCCGGGCTGGGACGTGGATAATCCGAAATACATCTCCCGCTTCACGGAGGGCAGTGTCGACGAGATCTGGGCCCTCTATTTCCACCTCTATGAAAAGGCCATCCGCTCCCGGCTCTTCGACTTCATGGGCCACCCGGACTTGCCCAAAAAGTTCGGCTTCCGCGCCTCCGGCGACTTACGTCGATTCTATGAGCCTGTGATTCAAGCACTTGTAGACACAGACACCGCGTTCGAAATCAATACGGCGGGCCTCCGCAAGGACGTGCGGGAGATGTACCCCGCCCGCGAGTTTCTGGTGCTGGCGCATTCCGCCGGGGTCCCGCTGCTCATTAACTCGGACGCCCATGCCCCCGGAGAGGTCGGCGCGGACTTTGCACAGGCCGTCCAACTGGCCCAGGACGTCGGCTACACCCACAGTGCCCGATTTGAAAAAAGACGCCGTACCCTGGCTCCGCTCGACTAA